In a genomic window of Gemmatimonadales bacterium:
- a CDS encoding DUF3303 family protein, translating into MLYVVVEDYRSGDPVAVYRRLRDRGRMMPEGLEYLGSWVTTDLRRCYQVMACDDRKRLEDWAAAWSDLVDFEIVPVITSAEARAAVEPRL; encoded by the coding sequence ATGCTGTACGTCGTCGTCGAAGACTATCGCAGCGGCGATCCCGTCGCGGTCTACCGCCGGCTCCGCGACCGGGGCCGGATGATGCCGGAGGGGCTCGAGTACCTGGGCAGCTGGGTCACCACGGACCTGCGGCGCTGCTACCAGGTCATGGCGTGCGACGACCGGAAGCGGCTGGAGGACTGGGCCGCCGCCTGGAGCGACCTGGTGGACTTCGAGATCGTCCCCGTCATCACGTCGGCCGAGGCCCGCGCGGCGGTGGAGCCGCGCCTGTGA
- a CDS encoding dihydrofolate reductase family protein, giving the protein MPKLGVFNLVSLDGFIADRNGDMSWAHEGHGDAEWSAFTAENAGGGGALVFGRVTYELMVRYWPTPMAAQAMPDVAERMNALPKIVFSRTLEKVSWQNTRLVKGDLVAEMRRLKQGSGPDMVILGSGSIVGQLAVEGLIDDYRVALSPVVLGRGKTMFEAVTRRLDLRLTGARTFANGTVVLSYQPAG; this is encoded by the coding sequence GTGCCGAAGCTCGGAGTGTTCAACCTGGTGTCACTCGACGGGTTCATCGCCGACCGGAACGGCGACATGAGCTGGGCGCACGAGGGCCACGGCGACGCCGAGTGGAGCGCCTTCACGGCCGAGAACGCCGGCGGCGGCGGCGCGCTGGTGTTCGGGCGGGTCACCTACGAGCTGATGGTCCGCTACTGGCCGACGCCGATGGCCGCGCAGGCCATGCCGGACGTCGCCGAGCGGATGAACGCGCTGCCGAAGATCGTGTTCTCGCGCACGCTGGAGAAGGTGTCGTGGCAGAACACGCGGCTGGTCAAAGGCGACCTGGTGGCGGAGATGCGCAGGCTGAAGCAGGGGTCCGGGCCGGACATGGTGATCCTCGGCAGCGGCAGCATCGTGGGACAGCTGGCCGTGGAGGGTCTGATCGACGACTACCGGGTCGCGCTGAGTCCGGTGGTGCTGGGGCGGGGGAAGACCATGTTCGAGGCGGTCACCCGCCGGCTGGACCTGAGGCTCACCGGCGCGCGGACGTTCGCGAACGGGACGGTGGTGCTGTCCTACCAGCCGGCGGGTTGA
- a CDS encoding arsinothricin resistance N-acetyltransferase ArsN1 family B: MPSPDTAAIRAATPSDAAAVAAIYNHYVTDTVVTFEEEPVPAAEMARRIEAVLSKSLPWLVAVEGAEVLGYAYAAPWKDRAAYRHSVEITVYLAHQRTGRGLGSKLYGQLLPALQARSIHAVIGGIALPNPASIALHEKFGLRKVAHFEAVGFKRNRWIDVGYWQRTLDAAGPARRPARGWEA; encoded by the coding sequence ATGCCTTCGCCCGACACCGCCGCGATCCGGGCGGCGACGCCCTCCGACGCCGCCGCCGTGGCGGCGATCTACAACCACTACGTCACCGACACCGTGGTCACGTTCGAGGAGGAGCCGGTTCCGGCCGCCGAGATGGCGCGGCGGATCGAGGCCGTGCTGTCGAAGTCGCTGCCGTGGCTCGTGGCCGTCGAAGGCGCCGAGGTCCTGGGCTACGCCTACGCCGCACCCTGGAAGGACCGCGCCGCCTATCGCCACTCCGTCGAGATCACCGTCTACCTCGCCCACCAACGCACCGGCCGCGGTCTGGGCTCGAAGTTGTACGGCCAGCTCCTGCCGGCCCTCCAGGCGCGGAGCATCCACGCGGTCATCGGCGGCATCGCGCTGCCCAATCCCGCGAGCATCGCCCTGCACGAGAAGTTCGGCTTGCGGAAGGTCGCCCACTTCGAGGCGGTGGGCTTCAAGCGCAATCGCTGGATCGACGTGGGCTACTGGCAGCGCACCCTCGACGCCGCCGGCCCCGCCCGGCGCCCGGCCCGCGGATGGGAGGCCTGA